In the genome of Colletes latitarsis isolate SP2378_abdomen chromosome 9, iyColLati1, whole genome shotgun sequence, one region contains:
- the LOC143345891 gene encoding uncharacterized protein LOC143345891 isoform X2, with product MENTGAVMIEGENYKVVDECIEDQDTSNTTQNNSMENSIEAENAPMVAENKPMVAEKELMVVEKEPMVAEKEPMVAEEEPIVSEKAPMVAEKEPVVAEKEPMVVKEEPIVSEKAPMVAEKEPMVAEKAPVVAEKAPMIVEKEPIVDKKALMVNEEEPEIDEKKPMIVEQEPVNVETPNENIKQDETVSHVDIINSVPSDKLNTNNNDQNNVSSEKNECTVQPNTDSDNLNINNNEQNGMSNEENKCSEQLNTYSIDFTADINLDQLDDQKDITDEDVLDHLNEIENIVLNSSDFPKIMENDESDEQNVVSNSENDVTIIEEDEKIEKCEETEKSEPIEWYKNKLAEKEAIIKDRLSKVARVLGISYPCYEQWLEWEEYVNGSPLCKLKPARQCCLKKPYTNRWKFICSRKRVQESPKKTSDADTYFTKDVETVWKLEASGAWGVNVNNESEFPPFVMRAVKIFEEFLQTTEPISQNCTNESFADDISVEMESKPNIETNIEGKQEWSWLLVRCNSMDELMLFATGKNINRSTMDRLKHVYESGPGKDCNVKSLYCKSTNKCDDTTVTDTTFLVGSEALDEVVGGLKVQLAPKTNFWSNTAGAENVANTVMDLLAPSPKSTLLEIGCGIGLIGLMMASKCQQVIGVDSPSEVEEAEMTCELNNIKNASFIMGSPTEVIGKIITAVQNRKTCAVINANTNIGRAIEVMTCLRKIPSLKRIVMITTLTKQSVRAILELARPANNTTFGSPFIPILACVVDTLPVGPHFEAVILLQRRMINKFNQQWSGKNAGENVRTPEIKIGEQNTNGADKKIPNKGTELRTKKNFNKSLIKHPAKKSKAPIKKPGHTKTSDNSTAKNKFKGKRALSPDKSEGPPKKMQKFVKFGPKAWQMDLSTKKKNERVTENSQLRINPLYEKKLREHKEQIDLRERLSSNRFDTDIAQTVKEHQALLEIAKEKLSGPAPTVDVNTAKQLQNMLNMVLEQTNKLQSQLPRSVWDRIAPPENVNLDQREIKQEDALLKGRYIQEMNSQDIVITTANKKCLNNEESEPKTFYKKYNNLPPLEPNTIMPVGQPTDYRLESPFCTGTTERYETDTQQQTQENSWNRDNKSFERSRWNEMGPMRRIILPMRKQSSPIKHRATVPKRFSPKRPLLSPPRRPCSPPRRHFSPLGRPNSPVYRQRSPLRRQMSPPLRRQMSPPLDRPVSPLRRVLLPRRPVSPRRQTSSPLRVEMSMNRLSPLRRQASPSRRQISPIRVSVSPPRRQLSPIRRQMSPSRRQIPSPNRMISPNRQEMLLSKRQTVPQEKQQISSMRRAESPQRFLFGRLASPPRRQQSPQGRQMSPMQRYVDEWDIPSRGAIEQNTGTWPRSAERMIKEQNVWRNEKPSTSNNDWDQTSSNDRRRKTFNQEKWDYKESIHDDTWISGSNNWNSTKPVVKETWPSSTDNRWSNTSNIPGSSNDNWNIRGKESANASKESWMEKNKQVRWESLNTKDSWKQSDKEDLNDLPEDARDPWGDDGNLDLKERWFKLENTATSSTWKRENEQQNDTWSKQKDNWQNKGLPFNTKPQWQNNGIQNVGESRWMSQNDNEKKNPSNAWQSGKNVGSWQTQNSNFQQQRSFSTQFKGLH from the exons ATGG AAAATACAGGTGCAGTTATGATTGAAGGAGAAAACTACAAAGTAGTAGATGAATGTATCGAAGATCAAGATACATCTAACACTACCCAAAATAATTCTATGGAGAATTCTATAGAAGCTGAAAATGCACCTATGGTTGCTGAAAACAAACCTATGGTTGCAGAAAAAGAACTTATGGTTGTTGAAAAAGAACCTATGGTTGCTGAAAAAGAACCAATGGTTGCTGAAGAAGAACCTATAGTTAGTGAAAAAGCACCTATGGTTGCTGAAAAAGAACCTGTGGTTGCTGAAAAAGAACCTATGGTTGTTAAAGAAGAACCTATAGTTAGTGAAAAAGCACCTATGGTTGCTGAAAAAGAACCTATGGTTGCTGAAAAAGCACCTGTGGTTGCTGAAAAAGCACCTATGATTGTTGAAAAAGAACCTATAGTTGATAAAAAAGCACTTATGGTCAATGAAGAAGAACCTGAAATTGATGAAAAAAAACCTATGATTGTTGAACAAGAACCTGTAAATGTAGAGACAccaaatgaaaatattaaacaagATGAAACAGTATCACATGTAGATATAATAAATAGTGTACCATCGGATAAGTTAAATACTAATAATAATGATCAAAATAATGTGTCAAGTGAAAAAAATGAATGTACAGTACAACCAAATACAGACTCAGataatttgaatattaataataatgagCAAAATGGCATGTCAAATGAAGAAAACAAATGTTCAGAACAATTGAATACATATTCAATTGATTTTACTGCTGATATTAATTTAGATCAATTGGATGATCAAAAAGATATAACAGACGAAGATGTTCTAGATcatttaaatgaaattgaaaatatagtATTGAATAGTTCAGATTTTCCAAAAATAATGGAAAATGATGAATCTGATGAACAAAATGTGGTATCTAATTCAGAAAATGATGTCACAATTATCGAAGAAGATGAAAAAATCGAGAAATGTGAAGAAACAGAGAAATCTGAACCAATCGAATGGTATAAGAACAAG CTTGCTGAGAAAGAAGCAATTATAAAAGATAGATTGTCAAAAGTGGCCAGAGTTTTAGGAATTTCTTATCCATGTTACGAACAATGGTTAGAGTGGGAAGAATATGTGAATGGATCTCCTCTATGCAAATTAAAGCCAGCTAGACAATGTTGTTTAAAAAAACCATATACTAATCGTTGGAAATTTATCT GTAGCAGAAAAAGAGTACAAGAATCTCCAAAAAAGACAAGCGATGCCGATACTTATTTTACGAAAGATGTAGAAACAGTCTGGAAATTAGAAGCAAGTGGGGCATGGGGTGTTAATGTAAACAATGAATCTGAATTTCCACCTTTTGTAATGCGTGCTGTAAAG ATATTTGAAGAATTTCTTCAAACCACAGAACCAATTAGCCAAAACTGTACAAACGAAAGCTTCGCTGATGATATATCTGTAGAAATGGAATCAAAACCAAATATTGAAACAAATATTGAAGGAAAACAGGAATGGTCATGGTTACTTGTACGTTGCAATAGCATGGATGAGCTTATGCTATTTGCaactggaaaaaatattaatcgttctACAATGGATCGTTTAAAACACGTTTATGAGTCTGGACCTGGAAAAGATTGCAATGTGAAGTCTCTTTATTGCAAGTCTACAAATAA GTGTGACGATACTACTGTCACGGATACAACATTTTTAGTAGGGTCAGAAGCTTTAGATGAAGTTGTGGGTGGATTAAAAGTACAACTTGCACCTAAAACAAATTTTTGGTCGAATACTGCAGGTGCAGAGAATGTAGCTAATACAGTGATGGACTTACTTGCACCTAGTCCAAAGTCAACTTTGCTTGAAATAGGATGTGGCATTGGTCTTATTGGATTAATGATGGCATCT AAATGTCAACAAGTTATAGGAGTAGATTCTCCATCAGAAGTAGAGGAAGCTGAAATGACAtgtgaattaaataatataaaaaatgctTCGTTTATTATGGGATCTCCTACCGAAGTAATAGGAAAAATTATTACAGCAGTACAAAATCGCAAAACATGTGCAGTAATTAATGCAAATACTAACATAGGTCgag CAATTGAAGTAATGACATGTCTCAGGAAAATTCCATCTCTTAAACGAATAGTGATGATAACTACATTAACTAAACAATCAGTCCGTGCTATATTAGAATTAGCTAGGCCTGCAAATAATACTACTTTCGGATCACCGTTCATTCCAATTTTGGCATGTGTTGTTGATACTTTACCCGTTGGTCCTCATTTTGAAGCTGTTATCTTACTACAACGACGGatgataaataaattcaatcaaCAATGGAGCGGAAAAAATGCAGGGGAAAATGTTAGAACTCCAGAAATAAAGATAGGTGAACAAAATACCAACGGAGCAGATAAGAAAATACCAAACAAAGGAACTGAATTGCGGACAAAAAAGAACTTTAATAAATCGTTAATAAAACATCCTGCAAAAAAATCGAAAGCACCAATAAAGAAACCGGGACATACAAAAACTAGTGATAATTCTACTgcaaaaaataaattcaagGGGAAACGTGCTCTTTCCCCAGACAAAAGTGAAGGACCACCGAAGAAAATGCAGAAGTTCGTTAAATTTGGTCCCAAGGCTTGGCAAATGG ATTTatcaacaaaaaagaaaaacgaaaggGTAACAGAAAACTCACAATTGCGCATCAATCCGTTATATGAAAAGAAATTACGAGAGCATAAGGAGCAAATTGATTTAAGGGAAAGACTATCTAGTAATCGATTTGATACAGATATCGCTCAAACAGTAAAAGAACATCAAGCACTTTTAGAAATAGCAAAAGAAAAATTAAGTGGACCAGCGCCAACTGTTGACGTTAATACCGCTAAACAATTACAGAATATGTTGAATATGGTTTTAGAGCAAACAAATAAGCTACAAAGTCAGCTTCCGCGTTCTGTTTGGGATCGTATTGCACCACCAGAAAATGTAAATTTAGATCAAAGAGAAATTAAACAGGAGGATGCTCTTTTAAAGGGTCGATATATTCAGGAAATGAACTCCCAAGATATAGTAATCACAACGgcaaataaaaaatgtttaaataatgaAGAATCTGAACCGAAAACATTTTATAAAAAGTACAATAATTTACCGCCTTTAGAACCAAATACAATAATGCCAGTGGGACAACCTACTGATTATAGGTTAGAAAGTCCGTTTTGCACGGGTACGACGGAGCGATATGAAACAGACACGCAACAACAAACTCAGGAAAATTCTTGGAATCGAGATAACAAATCATTCGAAAGAAGTCGTTGGAACGAAATGGGACCTATGAGAAGAATAATTCTACCTATGAGAAAACAATCTTCTCCAATAAAACATCGCGCAACCGTTCCTAAAAGATTTTCTCCTAAACGTCCATTATTATCTCCCCCAAGACGTCCGTGTTCTCCTCCTAGAAGGCACTTTTCTCCTCTTGGCCGTCCAAACTCACCTGTGTATAGACAACGTTCTCCTTTGAGACGTCAAATGTCTCCTCCGCTGAGACGTCAAATGTCTCCTCCATTAGATCGACCTGTCTCGCCATTAAGGCGAGTATTACTACCAAGACGACCCGTATCACCGAGACGTCAAACATCGTCTCCACTGCGAGTTGAAATGTCTATGAATCGATTATCACCATTAAGACGTCAAGCGTCACCTTCAAGACGACAGATATCCCCAATAAGAGTATCTGTATCTCCTCCTAGAAGGCAATTATCCCCAATAAGGCGACAAATGTCTCCATCCAGAAGGCAAATTCCTTCTCCTAACCGAATGATATCTCCAAATAGACAAGAAATGTTACTTTCTAAGCGACAAACAGTGCCACAAGAAAAGCAACAAATATCGTCAATGAGGCGTGCAGAATCACCACAAAGGTTTTTATTTGGACGTCTTGCATCGCCGCCAAGAAGACAACAATCTCCACAAGGACGACAAATGTCACCAATGCAAAGGTATGTCGATGAGTGGGATATACCAAGCAGAGGAGCCATTGAACAAAACACTGGTACTTGGCCTCGATCTGCTGAAAGAATGATTAAGGAACAGAATGTCTGGCGAAATGAAAAACCTTCAACATCCAACAACGATTGGGATCAAACCTCCTCTAACGATAGACGTCGTAAAACATTCAACCAAGAAAAATGGGATTATAAAGAGTCTATTCATGACGATACATGGATCAGTGGTTCAAATAATTGGAACTCTACAAAACCTGTGGTTAAAGAaacatggccatcaagtactgaTAACAGATGGTCAAATACGTCTAATATACCTGGAAGTAGTAATGATAATTGGAATATTCGTGGAAAAGAAAGTGCAAATGCTTCGAAAGAATCTTGGATGGAGAAAAACAAACAAGTTAGATGGGAATCATTAAATACTAAAGATTCTTGGAAACAATCTGACAAAGAAGATTTGAATGATTTACCAGAGGATGCAAGAGATCCTTGGGGCGATGATGGTAATTTAGATTTAAAAGAAAGATGGTTCAAACTTGAAAATACCGCTACATCGTCCACGTGGAAAAGAGAAAATGAACAACAGAATGACACGTGGTCAAAACAAAAAGATAATTGGCAAAACAAAGGGTTACCTTTTAATACGAAACCTCAATGGCAAAATAATGGCATTCAAAACGTTGGAGAATCACGTTGGATGTCGCAAAATGAtaatgagaaaaaaaatccatcAAATGCTTGGCAAAGTGGAAAAAATGTAGGATCTTGGCAAACTCAAAATTCGAATTTTCAACAACAACGTTCTTTTTCTACCCAGTTTAAAGGTTTACATTAA
- the LOC143345891 gene encoding uncharacterized protein LOC143345891 isoform X3 gives MIITTLFHIENIQTINEYVIENTGAVMIEGENYKVVDECIEDQDTSNTTQNNSMENSIEAENAPMVAENKPMVAEKELMVVEKEPMVAEKEPMVAEEEPIVSEKAPMVAEKEPVVAEKEPMVVKEEPIVSEKAPMVAEKEPMVAEKAPVVAEKAPMIVEKEPIVDKKALMVNEEEPEIDEKKPMIVEQEPVNVETPNENIKQDETVSHVDIINSVPSDKLNTNNNDQNNVSSEKNECTVQPNTDSDNLNINNNEQNGMSNEENKCSEQLNTYSIDFTADINLDQLDDQKDITDEDVLDHLNEIENIVLNSSDFPKIMENDESDEQNVVSNSENDVTIIEEDEKIEKCEETEKSEPIEWYKNKLAEKEAIIKDRLSKVARVLGISYPCYEQWLEWEEYVNGSPLCKLKPARQCCLKKPYTNRWKFICSRKRVQESPKKTSDADTYFTKDVETVWKLEASGAWGVNVNNESEFPPFVMRAVKIFEEFLQTTEPISQNCTNESFADDISVEMESKPNIETNIEGKQEWSWLLVRCNSMDELMLFATGKNINRSTMDRLKHVYESGPGKDCNVKSLYCKSTNKCDDTTVTDTTFLVGSEALDEVVGGLKVQLAPKTNFWSNTAGAENVANTVMDLLAPSPKSTLLEIGCGIGLIGLMMASKCQQVIGVDSPSEVEEAEMTCELNNIKNASFIMGSPTEVIGKIITAVQNRKTCAVINANTNIGRAIEVMTCLRKIPSLKRIVMITTLTKQSVRAILELARPANNTTFGSPFIPILACVVDTLPVGPHFEAVILLQRRMINKFNQQWSGKNAGENVRTPEIKIGEQNTNGADKKIPNKGTELRTKKNFNKSLIKHPAKKSKAPIKKPGHTKTSDNSTAKNKFKGKRALSPDKSEGPPKKMQKFVKFGPKAWQMDLSTKKKNERVTENSQLRINPLYEKKLREHKEQIDLRERLSSNRFDTDIAQTVKEHQALLEIAKEKLSGPAPTVDVNTAKQLQNMLNMVLEQTNKLQSQLPRSVWDRIAPPENVNLDQREIKQEDALLKGRYIQEMNSQDIVITTANKKCLNNEESEPKTFYKKYNNLPPLEPNTIMPVGQPTDYRLESPFCTGTTERYETDTQQQTQENSWNRDNKSFERSRWNEMGPMRRIILPMRKQSSPIKHRATVPKRFSPKRPLLSPPRRPCSPPRRHFSPLGRPNSPVYRQRSPLRRQMSPPLRRQMSPPLDRPVSPLRRVLLPRRPVSPRRQTSSPLRVEMSMNRLSPLRRQASPSRRQISPIRVSVSPPRRQLSPIRRQMSPSRRQIQEKQQISSMRRAESPQRFLFGRLASPPRRQQSPQGRQMSPMQRYVDEWDIPSRGAIEQNTGTWPRSAERMIKEQNVWRNEKPSTSNNDWDQTSSNDRRRKTFNQEKWDYKESIHDDTWISGSNNWNSTKPVVKETWPSSTDNRWSNTSNIPGSSNDNWNIRGKESANASKESWMEKNKQVRWESLNTKDSWKQSDKEDLNDLPEDARDPWGDDGNLDLKERWFKLENTATSSTWKRENEQQNDTWSKQKDNWQNKGLPFNTKPQWQNNGIQNVGESRWMSQNDNEKKNPSNAWQSGKNVGSWQTQNSNFQQQRSFSTQFKGLH, from the exons ATGATAATCACAACTTTGTTTCACATTGAAAATATACAAACAATCAATGAATATGTTATAGAAAATACAGGTGCAGTTATGATTGAAGGAGAAAACTACAAAGTAGTAGATGAATGTATCGAAGATCAAGATACATCTAACACTACCCAAAATAATTCTATGGAGAATTCTATAGAAGCTGAAAATGCACCTATGGTTGCTGAAAACAAACCTATGGTTGCAGAAAAAGAACTTATGGTTGTTGAAAAAGAACCTATGGTTGCTGAAAAAGAACCAATGGTTGCTGAAGAAGAACCTATAGTTAGTGAAAAAGCACCTATGGTTGCTGAAAAAGAACCTGTGGTTGCTGAAAAAGAACCTATGGTTGTTAAAGAAGAACCTATAGTTAGTGAAAAAGCACCTATGGTTGCTGAAAAAGAACCTATGGTTGCTGAAAAAGCACCTGTGGTTGCTGAAAAAGCACCTATGATTGTTGAAAAAGAACCTATAGTTGATAAAAAAGCACTTATGGTCAATGAAGAAGAACCTGAAATTGATGAAAAAAAACCTATGATTGTTGAACAAGAACCTGTAAATGTAGAGACAccaaatgaaaatattaaacaagATGAAACAGTATCACATGTAGATATAATAAATAGTGTACCATCGGATAAGTTAAATACTAATAATAATGATCAAAATAATGTGTCAAGTGAAAAAAATGAATGTACAGTACAACCAAATACAGACTCAGataatttgaatattaataataatgagCAAAATGGCATGTCAAATGAAGAAAACAAATGTTCAGAACAATTGAATACATATTCAATTGATTTTACTGCTGATATTAATTTAGATCAATTGGATGATCAAAAAGATATAACAGACGAAGATGTTCTAGATcatttaaatgaaattgaaaatatagtATTGAATAGTTCAGATTTTCCAAAAATAATGGAAAATGATGAATCTGATGAACAAAATGTGGTATCTAATTCAGAAAATGATGTCACAATTATCGAAGAAGATGAAAAAATCGAGAAATGTGAAGAAACAGAGAAATCTGAACCAATCGAATGGTATAAGAACAAG CTTGCTGAGAAAGAAGCAATTATAAAAGATAGATTGTCAAAAGTGGCCAGAGTTTTAGGAATTTCTTATCCATGTTACGAACAATGGTTAGAGTGGGAAGAATATGTGAATGGATCTCCTCTATGCAAATTAAAGCCAGCTAGACAATGTTGTTTAAAAAAACCATATACTAATCGTTGGAAATTTATCT GTAGCAGAAAAAGAGTACAAGAATCTCCAAAAAAGACAAGCGATGCCGATACTTATTTTACGAAAGATGTAGAAACAGTCTGGAAATTAGAAGCAAGTGGGGCATGGGGTGTTAATGTAAACAATGAATCTGAATTTCCACCTTTTGTAATGCGTGCTGTAAAG ATATTTGAAGAATTTCTTCAAACCACAGAACCAATTAGCCAAAACTGTACAAACGAAAGCTTCGCTGATGATATATCTGTAGAAATGGAATCAAAACCAAATATTGAAACAAATATTGAAGGAAAACAGGAATGGTCATGGTTACTTGTACGTTGCAATAGCATGGATGAGCTTATGCTATTTGCaactggaaaaaatattaatcgttctACAATGGATCGTTTAAAACACGTTTATGAGTCTGGACCTGGAAAAGATTGCAATGTGAAGTCTCTTTATTGCAAGTCTACAAATAA GTGTGACGATACTACTGTCACGGATACAACATTTTTAGTAGGGTCAGAAGCTTTAGATGAAGTTGTGGGTGGATTAAAAGTACAACTTGCACCTAAAACAAATTTTTGGTCGAATACTGCAGGTGCAGAGAATGTAGCTAATACAGTGATGGACTTACTTGCACCTAGTCCAAAGTCAACTTTGCTTGAAATAGGATGTGGCATTGGTCTTATTGGATTAATGATGGCATCT AAATGTCAACAAGTTATAGGAGTAGATTCTCCATCAGAAGTAGAGGAAGCTGAAATGACAtgtgaattaaataatataaaaaatgctTCGTTTATTATGGGATCTCCTACCGAAGTAATAGGAAAAATTATTACAGCAGTACAAAATCGCAAAACATGTGCAGTAATTAATGCAAATACTAACATAGGTCgag CAATTGAAGTAATGACATGTCTCAGGAAAATTCCATCTCTTAAACGAATAGTGATGATAACTACATTAACTAAACAATCAGTCCGTGCTATATTAGAATTAGCTAGGCCTGCAAATAATACTACTTTCGGATCACCGTTCATTCCAATTTTGGCATGTGTTGTTGATACTTTACCCGTTGGTCCTCATTTTGAAGCTGTTATCTTACTACAACGACGGatgataaataaattcaatcaaCAATGGAGCGGAAAAAATGCAGGGGAAAATGTTAGAACTCCAGAAATAAAGATAGGTGAACAAAATACCAACGGAGCAGATAAGAAAATACCAAACAAAGGAACTGAATTGCGGACAAAAAAGAACTTTAATAAATCGTTAATAAAACATCCTGCAAAAAAATCGAAAGCACCAATAAAGAAACCGGGACATACAAAAACTAGTGATAATTCTACTgcaaaaaataaattcaagGGGAAACGTGCTCTTTCCCCAGACAAAAGTGAAGGACCACCGAAGAAAATGCAGAAGTTCGTTAAATTTGGTCCCAAGGCTTGGCAAATGG ATTTatcaacaaaaaagaaaaacgaaaggGTAACAGAAAACTCACAATTGCGCATCAATCCGTTATATGAAAAGAAATTACGAGAGCATAAGGAGCAAATTGATTTAAGGGAAAGACTATCTAGTAATCGATTTGATACAGATATCGCTCAAACAGTAAAAGAACATCAAGCACTTTTAGAAATAGCAAAAGAAAAATTAAGTGGACCAGCGCCAACTGTTGACGTTAATACCGCTAAACAATTACAGAATATGTTGAATATGGTTTTAGAGCAAACAAATAAGCTACAAAGTCAGCTTCCGCGTTCTGTTTGGGATCGTATTGCACCACCAGAAAATGTAAATTTAGATCAAAGAGAAATTAAACAGGAGGATGCTCTTTTAAAGGGTCGATATATTCAGGAAATGAACTCCCAAGATATAGTAATCACAACGgcaaataaaaaatgtttaaataatgaAGAATCTGAACCGAAAACATTTTATAAAAAGTACAATAATTTACCGCCTTTAGAACCAAATACAATAATGCCAGTGGGACAACCTACTGATTATAGGTTAGAAAGTCCGTTTTGCACGGGTACGACGGAGCGATATGAAACAGACACGCAACAACAAACTCAGGAAAATTCTTGGAATCGAGATAACAAATCATTCGAAAGAAGTCGTTGGAACGAAATGGGACCTATGAGAAGAATAATTCTACCTATGAGAAAACAATCTTCTCCAATAAAACATCGCGCAACCGTTCCTAAAAGATTTTCTCCTAAACGTCCATTATTATCTCCCCCAAGACGTCCGTGTTCTCCTCCTAGAAGGCACTTTTCTCCTCTTGGCCGTCCAAACTCACCTGTGTATAGACAACGTTCTCCTTTGAGACGTCAAATGTCTCCTCCGCTGAGACGTCAAATGTCTCCTCCATTAGATCGACCTGTCTCGCCATTAAGGCGAGTATTACTACCAAGACGACCCGTATCACCGAGACGTCAAACATCGTCTCCACTGCGAGTTGAAATGTCTATGAATCGATTATCACCATTAAGACGTCAAGCGTCACCTTCAAGACGACAGATATCCCCAATAAGAGTATCTGTATCTCCTCCTAGAAGGCAATTATCCCCAATAAGGCGACAAATGTCTCCATCCAGAAGGCAAATTC AAGAAAAGCAACAAATATCGTCAATGAGGCGTGCAGAATCACCACAAAGGTTTTTATTTGGACGTCTTGCATCGCCGCCAAGAAGACAACAATCTCCACAAGGACGACAAATGTCACCAATGCAAAGGTATGTCGATGAGTGGGATATACCAAGCAGAGGAGCCATTGAACAAAACACTGGTACTTGGCCTCGATCTGCTGAAAGAATGATTAAGGAACAGAATGTCTGGCGAAATGAAAAACCTTCAACATCCAACAACGATTGGGATCAAACCTCCTCTAACGATAGACGTCGTAAAACATTCAACCAAGAAAAATGGGATTATAAAGAGTCTATTCATGACGATACATGGATCAGTGGTTCAAATAATTGGAACTCTACAAAACCTGTGGTTAAAGAaacatggccatcaagtactgaTAACAGATGGTCAAATACGTCTAATATACCTGGAAGTAGTAATGATAATTGGAATATTCGTGGAAAAGAAAGTGCAAATGCTTCGAAAGAATCTTGGATGGAGAAAAACAAACAAGTTAGATGGGAATCATTAAATACTAAAGATTCTTGGAAACAATCTGACAAAGAAGATTTGAATGATTTACCAGAGGATGCAAGAGATCCTTGGGGCGATGATGGTAATTTAGATTTAAAAGAAAGATGGTTCAAACTTGAAAATACCGCTACATCGTCCACGTGGAAAAGAGAAAATGAACAACAGAATGACACGTGGTCAAAACAAAAAGATAATTGGCAAAACAAAGGGTTACCTTTTAATACGAAACCTCAATGGCAAAATAATGGCATTCAAAACGTTGGAGAATCACGTTGGATGTCGCAAAATGAtaatgagaaaaaaaatccatcAAATGCTTGGCAAAGTGGAAAAAATGTAGGATCTTGGCAAACTCAAAATTCGAATTTTCAACAACAACGTTCTTTTTCTACCCAGTTTAAAGGTTTACATTAA